In Paenibacillus hexagrammi, the following are encoded in one genomic region:
- a CDS encoding dTDP-glucose 4,6-dehydratase, protein MGSHITSDQRVLVTGGAGFIGRWVVKRLLEDGQQVWVLDDLSNGVEENLEEFKTHANFIKFIQGDIKEEALLESLFAEVSFDICYHLGASINVQDSIDDPRTTFNNDTLGTFYVLEQCRKHQTKIVFMSTCMVYDQCTDETGISELHPIKPASPYAGSKIAAENMVLSYYYAYGLPAVVIRPFNTYGPFQKSGGEGGVVAIFIKQKLAGKEVHIYGEGTQTRDLLFVEDCARFVVMAGYATEVDGQIVNAGLGRDITINDLAKLIVGDESKIHHVKHIHPQSEIQKLLCNFNKAKQLLGWEPLVTLEEGIVRTEAWMKH, encoded by the coding sequence ATGGGATCACATATAACTTCAGATCAGAGGGTTCTCGTTACAGGCGGAGCGGGTTTTATCGGTCGATGGGTGGTAAAGAGGTTGCTAGAGGACGGCCAGCAGGTATGGGTGTTGGATGATTTATCGAACGGCGTCGAGGAGAACCTGGAAGAGTTTAAGACACATGCCAATTTTATAAAGTTTATTCAGGGGGATATCAAAGAAGAAGCCCTGTTGGAATCTTTGTTTGCTGAAGTTTCCTTTGATATTTGCTATCACTTGGGAGCTTCCATCAACGTTCAGGATTCCATCGATGACCCGCGGACCACGTTCAATAATGATACGCTAGGTACGTTTTATGTATTGGAGCAGTGCCGCAAGCATCAGACGAAGATTGTTTTTATGAGTACTTGTATGGTCTATGATCAGTGTACGGATGAGACGGGTATTAGCGAGCTTCACCCCATTAAACCGGCATCGCCTTACGCAGGGTCTAAAATTGCTGCAGAAAATATGGTCTTGTCCTACTATTATGCATATGGTTTGCCTGCTGTCGTCATACGTCCGTTTAATACTTACGGTCCTTTCCAAAAATCCGGCGGCGAAGGTGGAGTCGTAGCAATCTTCATCAAACAGAAATTAGCTGGCAAAGAAGTTCATATCTACGGTGAAGGTACACAAACACGCGATTTACTTTTCGTAGAGGATTGCGCTAGATTCGTAGTTATGGCCGGGTATGCTACTGAAGTAGATGGACAGATTGTGAATGCAGGGTTAGGTAGGGATATAACAATTAACGATCTGGCTAAGCTAATTGTTGGAGACGAGTCCAAAATCCACCATGTGAAGCATATTCATCCCCAAAGCGAAATTCAAAAGCTTCTTTGCAACTTTAATAAAGCGAAGCAGCTGTTGGGCTGGGAGCCTTTGGTTACACTTGAAGAAGGCATTGTTAGAACAGAAGCGTGGATGAAGCATTAA